Proteins from a single region of Haloterrigena turkmenica DSM 5511:
- the msrA gene encoding peptide-methionine (S)-S-oxide reductase MsrA: MERATFGGGCFWCVEAAFKELEGVQSVTSGYAGGHTEDPTYKAVCSGKTGHAEVVQIEYDPDAIAYVDLLEVFFTIHDPTTKDREGPDVGSQYRSAIYAHDDDQLETAEAFAEELENEGLYDGIVTEIEPLETFYEAEEHHQDYFEKNPNDAYCTMHAAPKVEKVREKFAENVEGEPTSA, encoded by the coding sequence ATGGAACGAGCCACGTTCGGCGGCGGATGTTTCTGGTGTGTCGAAGCGGCGTTCAAGGAACTCGAGGGGGTCCAGTCGGTCACCTCCGGCTACGCCGGCGGCCATACCGAGGACCCGACGTACAAGGCGGTCTGTTCCGGAAAGACGGGCCACGCGGAAGTGGTCCAGATCGAGTACGATCCCGACGCGATCGCCTACGTAGACCTGCTCGAGGTCTTCTTTACGATCCACGACCCGACCACGAAGGACCGCGAGGGCCCGGACGTCGGCAGCCAGTACCGGTCGGCGATCTACGCCCACGACGACGACCAGCTCGAGACCGCCGAGGCGTTCGCCGAGGAACTCGAGAACGAGGGCCTCTACGACGGGATCGTTACCGAGATCGAGCCGCTCGAGACGTTCTACGAGGCCGAGGAGCACCACCAGGACTACTTCGAGAAGAATCCCAACGACGCCTACTGTACGATGCACGCGGCCCCGAAAGTCGAGAAAGTTCG
- a CDS encoding 2,5-diamino-6-(ribosylamino)-4(3H)-pyrimidinone 5'-phosphate reductase: MHVVVNAATSADGKLSSRRREQIAISGEADFERVDRLRAYSDAVVVGVGTVLADDPHLTVKDESLCDERLERGEPKQPARVVVDSKGRTPTDAAVLDDAATTYVCLSEAAPVGSRMDLVDHAELVTAGNDRVDLLRAFAALEEQGLERIMVEGGGELIFSLFEAGLVDELRLFVGPKVIGGRDAPTLADGEGFVEEFPLLHLEDLERLDDGALLRWTVED, translated from the coding sequence ATGCACGTCGTCGTCAACGCCGCTACGAGCGCGGACGGCAAACTCTCCTCGCGGCGCCGCGAGCAGATCGCGATCAGCGGCGAGGCGGACTTCGAGCGCGTCGACCGCCTCCGAGCCTACAGCGACGCCGTCGTCGTCGGCGTCGGCACCGTCCTCGCCGACGATCCGCACCTGACGGTGAAGGACGAGTCGCTGTGTGACGAACGCCTCGAGCGGGGCGAGCCGAAACAGCCGGCCCGCGTCGTCGTCGATTCGAAAGGGCGCACCCCGACCGACGCCGCGGTGCTGGACGACGCGGCGACGACCTACGTCTGCCTGAGCGAGGCCGCCCCCGTCGGTTCGCGGATGGACCTGGTCGACCACGCGGAGCTCGTGACCGCCGGCAACGACCGGGTCGACCTCCTGCGGGCGTTCGCGGCGCTCGAGGAGCAAGGCCTCGAGCGGATCATGGTCGAGGGCGGCGGCGAGCTCATCTTCTCGCTGTTCGAGGCCGGACTGGTCGACGAGTTGCGGCTGTTCGTCGGCCCGAAAGTAATCGGCGGCCGCGACGCGCCGACGCTGGCCGACGGCGAGGGGTTCGTCGAGGAGTTTCCGCTGTTGCATCTCGAGGATCTCGAGCGACTGGACGACGGGGCCTTGCTGCGGTGGACGGTAGAGGACTGA
- a CDS encoding enoyl-CoA hydratase/isomerase family protein has product MSWQTVELEWDGDVATITVDRPEALNALNVETLEAMGEAITEAADDDAHALVLTGAGDDAFIAGADIGYMQDLSTAEAQEWGALGHDVADALAAFPAPTIAAVNGYAFGGGCEMAIACDLRVASESAVIGNTEIDLGIIPGWGATQRLPELVGDETARRMIFLGERLDAESAAEAGLFGEVVADDALEETVDELASRIAAKPAVAMRAAKQALNQRYEGSQTSGLQYEKRAFASLFGTPDQREGMEAFVEDREPEFE; this is encoded by the coding sequence ATGTCCTGGCAGACCGTCGAACTCGAGTGGGACGGAGACGTGGCAACGATAACGGTCGACCGACCCGAGGCGCTCAACGCCCTGAACGTCGAGACTCTCGAGGCGATGGGCGAGGCCATCACCGAGGCCGCGGACGACGACGCCCACGCGCTCGTTCTGACCGGCGCCGGCGACGACGCGTTCATCGCCGGCGCGGACATCGGCTACATGCAGGATCTCTCGACCGCTGAAGCTCAGGAATGGGGCGCTCTCGGTCACGACGTCGCCGACGCGCTGGCGGCGTTCCCGGCGCCCACGATCGCCGCGGTCAACGGCTACGCGTTCGGCGGCGGCTGCGAGATGGCCATCGCCTGCGACCTTCGGGTCGCCAGCGAATCGGCCGTCATCGGTAACACCGAGATTGACCTCGGCATCATCCCGGGCTGGGGCGCGACCCAGCGCCTGCCGGAACTCGTCGGTGACGAGACCGCCCGCCGGATGATCTTCCTCGGCGAGCGATTGGATGCTGAATCCGCGGCGGAGGCGGGCCTGTTCGGCGAAGTGGTGGCCGACGACGCCCTCGAGGAGACCGTCGACGAACTGGCCTCGCGGATCGCCGCGAAGCCGGCCGTCGCGATGCGCGCCGCGAAACAGGCGCTCAATCAGCGCTACGAGGGGTCACAGACCAGTGGACTCCAGTACGAGAAGCGGGCCTTCGCGAGTCTCTTCGGAACGCCGGATCAGCGCGAGGGGATGGAGGCGTTCGTGGAGGATCGAGAGCCGGAGTTTGAGTAA